The DNA sequence cttggcattcgatatgttgtgctgggcattcaataaattgtgctgggcattcaatatgttgtgctgggcatttaatatgttgtgcttggcattcaatatattgtgctgggcattcaatatattgtgctgggcattcgatatgttgtgctgggcattcaatatattgtgctgggcattcaatatgttgtgctgggcattcaatatattgtgctgggcattcgatatgttgtgctgggcattcaatatattgtgcttggcattcgatatgttgtgctgggcattcaatatattgtgctgggcattcaatatgttgtgctgggcattcaatatattgtgctgggcatttgatatgttgtgcttggcattcaatatattgtgctgggcattcgatatgttgtgctgggtattcaatatattgtgctgggcattcaatatgttgtgctgggcattcaatatattgtgctgggcatttgatatgttgtgcttggcattcaatatattgtgcttgGCATTCGATATATTGTCCTTGGCAttcgatatgttgtgctgggcatttgatatgttgtgcttggcattcaatatgttatgctgggcattcgatatgttgtgctggaTATTTGATATGtagtgctgggcattcaatatattgaatacccagcacaacatattgaatgcccagcacaatatatcaAATGCCCGGCACAACATATTGAACGCCCAGCACATCCCGGTAcaatattgaatgcccaggacaATATGATATTAGACCATATAAGTCAGTCATGGCTTTCCATAAACGTCTCTTCGTCACATAAGTTGATGAAATCGCTTTCACACGATCAATGAGCCGCCTGCGGTTGCCTGAGCTAAATTCCTGAGGTAACCTgaaataggccaaacccggaattcgaatcgaccacggtacaaacaaagccatgtgcgcaaacgcgcacagacgtacgtgtatttccatacgcgttcagtacacatgtgggtttgtttgtaccggcatcacgtgattatttgggcgtactgagtatgtagaacgccgtacgcatcgcgtcctttttattccggagtagaaccattcctTTAAAAATGAGTACTTCACTAATCTGCAAAAAAACTATTGAAGCTGTACGTGACGTACGATGACGCAATAACAAGAATTAAGGGATTGCAATTGCAGCGACCATGTCGTCAAAAATTTAAAGCTTGtcgtactgtactgtactgtactgacgTATGCGTATCAGTGTGCCGCTTGCGGCCACTTTCGGCGGCCCGTTGTGCAAGCTATTAAACTATGCAACTCACCCATGCCGACCACGTAAGTTTATAAGTTCTTGCCATACACGAACAACATCTATGTACCGGCTTTGATTCCGATGCCATAAGAAGTTTTGAGACATTTATTAAAGACAGAGATAGAcggacaaacaaacagacatacacagacagactgacagacagatagatagattttAGTATTACAATAGCTCAAGTGACTGAACACACGTAGCTTGCCCAAGTCCTCTATACCCGACAACTAATAATATAATGCATCTTCCGTTGccatgcaaatgagcaaaatttagAGGAACTTAAActtgaaaattactttttgctTAATTAAGCAACCCACATCCTCCTAATCCTTTTCAGATTTAGCTTGTACCTGAAGATAATGTGTTTAAAATTACGCGACATTTGATATATAGCTCTCACAGATATCAGAGACACTGAAAAAATTCAGTCTCACACAGACACTCGTACATACCTTCTGACACACTAACACAAGCCACCTGCCAACATAGGTCCCCTGATACGGGAGGACATAGGCCAAAAACATGTGATGCAGTATCTGAATGACAAAATACTTTCCAATCGAGAAGTTTAATTACAATAACAAGTCATACATCACTATGCAGCCGAACCTTATTCGTAGAAGAATCGACCATTGCCGCCATCAGATTCGTATTTTGCATAGTTTGAAAACCTACAGCTAGCGTCGGTAACATAAATTCGGTCCCTCTGATTGCACTTCTGTTGGGAGCGATTTGTTACTGTTATAAGTATGCCCATGGACCCCAAGCACCGCCATGTCTTGAGGGATCAGCttctatttcattttcaggATAATATGGGGGCACCGCGCCGTTATTGTAATCGGCAAGCTTTTCCAACATGCGATGTACAATGCCAGGCATACGTTCCGCTAAATCCGTCTGTTCTGTCGGGTCAGATTTGATGTTGTACAAGGAAACCATCATGCCCAGTGAGTGGGAGGCTATATTGCTTTGCAGGTCTGGAACCTCTGACGGTGAGCTCCAATAGGCATGATCTAAAAGGACGGTAACATAAATACGTCATATTTTACCGGACTAGTGGCAAACAAATACATATCTAATCTTAAATTTGTAGTTATATATTCAATTATTACAAAGTACCATTGTGTCATCACAGGCGGCGCCGTGGACAGATGAGTGTACTTTTGCTTCTAGGAAGCAATAAGGgggccttcagtaattacaggggacTGGGGAATTCCGTGCGCACCTGTActttaaaatgtgacccccttACCTCTTGTCTTAAATATAaacctcccccttgtccgacattctaaaacttgaccctccccaatcACTGCATTATTCTCCCAAGGAATAACTGAaccagtatcagctaatttacaatgacaaaaatgatttactatacatggtagtctatgaggaaactatgaataatttcttttccaatacaaaattagataaatctgtgtattcatgtatgcttgattattgataatattgtatgtgattagactagggtggttacaattGGATGTTtatgcaagaaattagattttggaatttcaccgaaatgtagatgCACTATACATGgtggtctatgaggaaactatgaataattttttcaatacaaaactagataaatctgtgcattcatgtatgcttgattattgattgtTATTGATTACTAAgcgtctataaatgcatagatattgttagttttatgttttatagttctgtcatagactaccatgtacagtgaatcaacatttcggtgaaattattgatattaatgtatttgattagaTTAGGATGGTTACAATTGGATGTTtatgcaagaaattagattttggaatttcactgaaatgttgattcactgtacatggtagtctatgacagaactataaaacataaaactaacaatatctatgcatttatagacgcttaataattgatatacacttgcAATCTGTCCCATATGTTCTtgtttcttgtctttcatcagtttttaactgttcaaggtgtttaaagtgggataccactgcatcttttTAATTGCTTGTGAATGTTGTCGATAATGTTATGTATTTAGAAGAATCAATGAATTTTGTCAGTGATTTCCTACCgaagaaatatcacacggacaatcaaaggttTGGCCGTAAAATCGGCTTatgttaaaagtgaccctccccttcccctgagataggtttataaaaaatgaCGTTCCCCCTCGGACAgctttctaaaaagtgacccccaCCTTCCCCTGGCCTACCCCCGCCAGTACTTACTGCAGGCTCCCTAAGCGAAGGACATCAATTTCTGTAATCTATGACGATCGAATTACACTTTGTTGAACAGTGAGAAGTATCCTTGGTTGATTGCAGTGAGGCTCACTGTGTACGACGACAACCAAAagctttattttcaaaacattctgTTAGATATGGTCTATTTACCTTGGTGGCCGGTCAGTAATTTCCACGAACCGACAATAAGACCAGCATTCAGATGAACATCGAATTTTGTACTCTGCCAGTGGCTATCGTTGTTACATTTCTCACACTCTATCATCGGGTCTATGTTAATGAGGATTTCCTTTCGTGGGGATGGAGTTTGATGCCTGTAAAGTCAAGGATATTCTCGGTAAAGATCCAATTGATTTGACTTGtgtacattcaaaacaaaataaattgtctGAGAGGAATTGGCATTTAGAAAACGTTACCCACCTAATTGTATCCCATTGGTTATATCCATCTAAAGGTTTAGTACCATCGAGGTTACCACTAGCGAGGTGAACTAATGTGGGGAACCAGTCACTGACGTGTATTAACTCCCTGTTTGTGGATCCATGTAGGTTAGGTGGTAGTAAAGGACTGGAAATAAAACCAGCAACTTTAATTCCTCCTTCATAGTACGCCTTTTTGCCTCCTCTCAATGGCCAGTTGCTGCCACCGCGGCTAGTTGCCCCGCCATTATCTGTCATTAGTCAAGAAATGGGAAGGGAGATTACTGAAAACGACCTTGGTACAGCAACAATGCCAGGCAAAATTGTCGTGTAAAACCCGCTAAATATAAAACCATTTAGAAGAACATAAAATTTGCCTATTTGACGATGTCATACCTGAGGAGAATATTACTATAGTATTGTCCCACAGCCCTGTTTCTCTCAGTGTCGATGTGACATTTCCAACAGCTTCGTCCATCATGGTTGCAAGAGTAAGAACTAGACGCCTATCATAGTCCTCTACATCCTCATACATCTCTTCGTATTTGTTTGGAGCTTCTAAAGGAACGTGGACGGCTCCAAAGGACAAATACAGGAATAGAGGCTGCAGAAAACATGTTAGGTATCAGGTGTTACTTCAGTATATGAACAAGaggaaagaaattaaaatattattaggAAAGCGAATGTATAATTATCCCCTAATCAACGCTACCCTCCAGCACCTTCCTCGTTCAATATCTTAACACTATGTATATTAACTGAAGCAGTTGCCAAATATTAAAAAAGCTGGTCATGAACGTTAATAATATCCATAAGAACAATGCTatgaaaatgataattattctgatgaggaggaggaggaggaggaggaggaggaagaagaggaggaaTAGgggagcgagagagagagagaaaagaggacgatgatgatgacgataattattattattattattattattattattattattattattacaagtttaggggctataagtattatatagaaatctaataacagttcattgaagctgtgtaggaattctgaaaaagaagtgttgtttattttaattttgtcaataggggtgacttccaattgttgtatgtgcagcgcagaattatgcatcatactgtacggagagagggaggatatcattaagccaaggggtaattaaatgcatgtcggaaaagtgacactaagcagtttacgtgataccagcaggcctagacttttaacttttgtgcgaactttacggatacacgttcaatcggttcaatttaatttgtttttagttttcttccatcaaaagtcacgactatgaaaaagattttcgATATAAATTAACGATCtcgatctctctctctctctctctctctctctctctctctctctctctctctctctctccagtgctatgctgcgaccaccgaacgaatattccccacccccaccccaactCTAACATAACgtatcctgtactaattctttcataaacgtatcaatgtaccaatgtacaatggattcattctgttgtataatttaaaacttattaagacttacttcgtaagcgtcatattggcattgcagaataaacatttttctgcatttcgcatgtttcgccctggCAGTGTAATCTgtcagagaccctgcgattcgcgttcttctctgtcggaacacgcgcgcgcccttcagagacgcgacgcgaatcccagagcatgcgctaTTGGGAGTGCGTGGCATGACATGagaacgtctccgatctcgcgctatcgtgtcgttggaatgttgacagaaactggaattactgcagagaatacttttcaggatatcacatgtgagtgtctaaggtaccaagaaggacgtttaggaaatcctttcagaaagttcacgctgcctgtagccattttgtggagtataagcttataagctcagcactgcagcgtatacagtatttctactgacggtactgtacatattgccggaagatatgcgatagaattttgcgtttcacgtcgttcaatcattcagatggaaatgccgccattctccaaactttgaaaaaaatagggtgaaagactttggaatgctacactacagttttcgagaactcatggaccgtggttttattcaacaatcgagagggctatgGTGAGTCGAAATTTTcgtatgtccatgtagcacttgtgcaaaaatatgcgaatgcacaggcctttggcgaatcaataaatcgtttttcaccaagctgaaaggttgaaagatgcgtccgtcactttgggacgagctagataaacgCAGTCGAACCAGGCTGGGCacaaaaatttgccataatatgactttgttctggaaattacgaagacaaccggccgtgcggtggaacaaagtttcaatatctgaactggcatacttgaatgacagacacaggaaacgatggccaataaaaacgcattctcgtagcattttgataataatgtatcaatgacaatgacacagaaattatgcctcctcctgacagaagggccatggcctattTGTAGCCCTGCTACACTATATGTCTAAGTGCTGAAAAgaccatgttgttgtcaggttgtcatggcgacttttaaaatttgcatacaactctgagggtTGAACGGGTTGTTAATGGGTCACAAAACTTTGGAGTCCCaatgtcgtccattatacctgtttccttgggtattaaaggtgtgcaagtatacacatcaaaagactagacaATTCACTTCAttggcagaatcttgaaaaatagccttttttttgtctggttaacggaaaaaaaatacccctgatctaaaatatgcatgggctacaatccactgtcactgggctaccaacttcagaaaatggtagcccaagtggactaccagggaaaaaagttaattttgaggcctgggcagtattaaacatgaaacatttaacttgtaatatttcccccttgtcttggcctgctgggtttaaaaaaatgtttaaaggtatacaggcaccatgttcaaatttagccgttgctaccatggaaaggggagatctagctaatcataaagtttatggccaggccaggtcacacaaaaaataatgcaccactacatggtcataattttactttacttaaacaatcagaaataatttgtcttcattattcttcctggaatgaggcaaagaaatcaaaataaattattataacatgaatattaatacgttgttcattataatatataaaataaataagcaccagtgaattatgttttaaataaaaaaactgtgcgctactgtaactgcctgtgataaataatggtacactgggtgataaggggaattgggttcataaaattaattgagatactagtagaattaattttaagcacataaaattaatttgaaggcataaacataattcgatgcatagtgagttagtactgtactatataacacttagcctatttgggatgactgcattaaacaaaataaaaaatacttcaaaaattatttctggtctatataaaattaattctaacacactaaaattaacggaaaatataattttgaccagaatggtcccaatatacattatgtttactattcatcctagaatgaaggcaaagaaattacaattattattattatagaacaaatttttagttgttacttagaaatccattaaataaataaaaaacagtgaattatgttttagcatagatcctctcgagggtctatggttttaaaaaaaaccctgtggttccaaaatggttaccaaggcaacataaaa is a window from the Ptychodera flava strain L36383 chromosome 11, AS_Pfla_20210202, whole genome shotgun sequence genome containing:
- the LOC139144052 gene encoding arylsulfatase J-like — protein: MMDVKILVVLSFLKFPAVYCKDRQPHIVFILADDLGYYDIGYHGSRIQTPVLDKLANQGIKLENYYVQPICTPTRSQLMSGRYQIHTGMQHKVIFPSQPLCLPTDEVTIADKLKEAGYATHMVGKWHLGHYREDCLPTKRGFDTFFGFYNCAVDYYTYEKDSFHHFANGTSVRLTGRDLWRNDEEFVAPKYTGQHRTKVFANEAQKVIRKHDSDKPLFLYLSFGAVHVPLEAPNKYEEMYEDVEDYDRRLVLTLATMMDEAVGNVTSTLRETGLWDNTIVIFSSDNGGATSRGGSNWPLRGGKKAYYEGGIKVAGFISSPLLPPNLHGSTNRELIHVSDWFPTLVHLASGNLDGTKPLDGYNQWDTIRHQTPSPRKEILINIDPMIECEKCNNDSHWQSTKFDVHLNAGLIVGSWKLLTGHQDHAYWSSPSEVPDLQSNIASHSLGMMVSLYNIKSDPTEQTDLAERMPGIVHRMLEKLADYNNGAVPPYYPENEIEADPSRHGGAWGPWAYL